The window GAGCCGGTGACAGTGCCCGAGCCGCAGATGGAAGAGGTGGTCAGCAACAAGCCCGCGCCGCCGGAACCCAAGGTTGTGTACGTGGATAAGGACGGCAACCCCATTCCTCCGCCGCCTGATCCCAAGGATCTGTTGTTCCAGGCACAGGCTGCCCTGAACAATGGCGAGGCAGCTGCCGCACTTGAGCAGTTCAAGGCACTGAAGCGTATGCCCAAGCTGACCGAGGAGCAGCGCGCCGAGGTATTGAACGGTATTGCCGATTCGACATACGCTCTTGGCAAAGATGACCTGCTGGCCAACTACGAGAAGATCATTCAGGCCACCACCGAGGCCATGAACTACAACCTCAAGTCCGATTCGGTGCCCTCGCATCTGCTGCGTCTGGCCATGACGAACATGAAGATAGGCAACGTGCGTGAGGCAGAGGCCTATTTCAACATTCTGCGGAAGAACTATCCGAACAGCGACCTGATCCCCCTGACGTACTACTACTGGGGTGATTACTATTTCAACAAGGGCGAGTGGCAGAAGGCCGCAGACAACTTCCAGTACGTGGTGCAGAACTATCCGGACTCCAAGTACGTGCGCGAGTCAGGTGTGGGACTGGCGCGTGCGCTCTACAGCCTCGGGTTCTACGATCAGGCCTTCCAGATCGTGGACTATGTGGAAAAGCGCTGGCCACGCTTCTATCTGGAATACCCGCCCTTCCTGAGTCAGATGGGTGACGTGGAATATCGTATGAAGAAGTACGATAAGGCCCGTATAACCTACTGGACGTATTATAATATTGATCCGGACGGGGATGAGGCGGATATGATTCTGGCCCGTCTTGGTGACCTGTACGTGGAACTGCGCGAACGTGATGCGGCCCGCGAAGTGTACGAGGAAGCCGCACGTAAGTTCCCCGATCGGGACGGCGGGCTCATTGCCCTGATGCGCCTCGCCGAGGAAGGCGTGTTCGACAGCCCGACCCTCGCGGAAATGTTCTCTATTTTTGACAGGCCCTATAACCTGCGCCCGCTGCAGATCTATTCCAAGATCATAGAAGATCATCCGGACAGCGCGCTCGTGCCTTTGGCCCGTCTCAAGAAGTCCATGTGGTACCTCTGGAACAAGCAGTATCCGGAGGCGCTCACCACGGCCACGTCGTTCATCAAGCAGCATGCCGGACATGAACTGACCGGCCGTGTGAAGGAAGTGGCCTTGAAGGCCTTCAACGTCATGGTCGCGGACAACATTCGCGAAGGCAACTACGAGCGTATTCTGCAGATATGGGACCAGTTCCCCATCGTGCGCGGGCAGGACACGGAGCTGGCTCCGGAAAGCCGCATTGCGCTCGGTCTTTCCTACTGGAAGCAGAAGCAGCCATCCAAGGCGCTGGAGGTCATTGATCCGTTCTTCCTCGGCCTGAAGATACCCGAGACCTCTGAAATGGCCCTGAACCTTGCGCTCAGCATCTATCTGGACAACGAGCGGTGGGCGGATGTGGTCAATCTGGCACAGCGCATAGAGCTTTGGGATCTGAACCCCGAAAGCCGGAAGCAGCTCGATTACGCACTGGCGCTGGCGTATGAGAATATGGGCGAACACGACAAGGCGAGCCCCATGTGGGATGCCTTGGCAAAGGTTCAGGACGTGCCGCTGGATCAGGAGGCCTATACGCTCTTCTTCCTGAGCCGCGAAGCCGAGCGCAAGGAAGACTGGGAAACAGCCTACCGCCATGCCAAGCAGTCCCTGATTGATTTCCGCGAGCTTGCCAAGCGTGATCCCGACAAGGGGGACCCGCAGAAAATAAAGGATCTGCTCGGAGCCTTGATGGATATTACGGAGCGTACCGGCCGCGCCAAGGAGGCGCTGGACTGGGCTCGCGAATATGCGCAGGACGTGAAGCCCACCGATCCGGACTATCCCGGTATGCAGTATCGCATTGCAGGGCTTTACAAGAAGAATGCGAATCTCGAAAAATGGCGGGCCATTCTTACCGAGCTACGCGACAGTAATCCGAATTCGTTATATGGTCGCATGGCGGCTTCCGAATTGCGCACCTATGATCTGACGGAAGGCGCTTCCAAGTTCTCTCCCACCGGCAGGCTGTAATCTTTCGGGCTGCCTGCCCCGTTCAGGAGGTTACGGTTATGGTGCATCCCTCGCATACCATCAGACGCCCTGTCGTGGCTGGACAGTTTTATACCGGCGACCCCGAGGCGCTCAGGCAGCAGGTGTCCGAGTTTCTTGCCGCAGGGCAGAGACAGCCCAAAGGCGAACCTGAGGCCGCGCCGACCATGCTGGCCATGGTTCCCCACGCTGGCTATGTCTACTCCGGCGCCGTGGCGGGGCAGACCCTTGGAGCGGCCCGTCTGGCGGATACCGTAATCCTGCTTGGTCCGAATCATACGGGGCGTGGAGAGCCCGTGGCGGTATGGCCGGGTGGAGAGTGGATTACTCCCCTAGGCAGTGTAGCGGTGGATGCGGATTTCGCTGCCTGTCTCGTCAAAACGGATCCCGTGTTTGCCTTGGATACCGCCGCGCATCTATACGAACATTCTCTTGAGGTGGTGCTGCCCTTCCTGCAGGTTGCCAAGCCCGACGTGCGTATTATCCCCATCGCCATTGCGACTCCCTCGCCGGAAGTGCTGGCCCGTTGCGGGGCTGCTCTGGCCCGCTGCATTCAGGTCTATAAGACTCCCGTCACCATGGTGGTCAGCTCTGACATGAGCCACTATGTTTCGCACGAAGAAGCCAGGCGTAACGACTTGCTCGCTCTTGCCATGGTGGAATCGCTGGACCCCGAAGGGCTTTACAACACGGTACGCGAACATGGCATTACCATGTGCGGCGTGCTGCCCATGACGGCAGGATTGGTTGCCTGCAGGCTGCTGGGGGCAGACAGGGGCACGGTCGTGCGCTACGCTACGTCGGGTGAGGTAAACGGCGACATGGATAAGGTCGTCGGGTATGCGGGCGCTCTTGTGCCTTCTCCTCTCTAGGCGCACGGACGTACTTGTGCAGGGGCTTGCCTAAGGGTATTGATGGCGCATCATGTCCAGAAAACTGTGTCTTATTCACGCGAACTGTCAGGGCGACCCGCTGCGCAAACTGCTGATGCTGCATCCGCAGTTCGGGCAGGAATTTGAGGTCGTCAAATATACCAACTATCTGCGTGAGTCCATTCCGGACGAGCAGCTTCGATCCTGCTCTCTCTTTCTCTATCAGCCCCTTGGCGAAAAGTGGGATGACCATGCCTCGGATGCCTTGCTGGCCCGGGTTAATCCTGACGCCGTGAATCTGGCCATCCCCAACATGCTGTTCAAGGGCTACTGGCCGTTCTGGACCAACCGCAGCCCCATTGAGTTCGGCGATGCCTTTCTGGACAAGCTGGTGGGCATGGGACTTGAGAAGAAGGAAATCCTGTACATCTGCCTGCACACGGACATCGCAGCAAAGCATGATCTGGCCGCCATGTTCGAGAAATCCATTCTGCACGAGATTGAGAAGGAAAAGGGCTGCGTTGTAGGCACCGTTGATCTGGTGCTGGAGCGGTTCAGGACAGAAAAGCTCTATAATACCATCAACCACCCCAACCGGCGTCTCATTCTGCATGTGACCGCCGGTATTCTCTCCCATCTGGGCTATGCGCCCCTGCCGCGGGTGCTCGTGGATGCTTTTCAGGATCCGTACCCTGAGTTTGAGTTGCCTCTTCATCCCCAGATAGCTGCGTTTCACAGTCTGTCCTTCGGCGATGCAGCCACCCGTTACAATGTCTTCGGCAAGATGCGGACATATGAGGAGTACGTGGGCTTTTACGTGGACTGCAGACAACTCAACATCCGCGATTTTTCAAGCTACCTGCACCTCGTGTGAGGATTTGGTGCGTGATTGGCACTAAGTCTGACCGATCTTGTCAGAATTGCATCCATGAGGCATGCTCCGGACATACTGTTGGAGGTTACGTATGAACGGAACCATTGTGGCTGTGTGTACCAGCACGCGAACTGGCGAAAAGAAGGTGCCGGTAGAGAGCGTAACGCTGGAAAAGGATTTCGGTATTGTCGGGGATGTACACGGCGGAACCGGAAGGCAGGTGAGTCTGCTGGCCATTGAAAGCGTGGACCCCATGCGCGAAAAGATGCCCTCGTTGTCTGACGGCGACTTTGCCGAGAATCTGCTCGTAAGGGGTATTCCTCTGGCGCGGTTGCTGGTGGGGACAAGGCTGCGTGCCGGTGACGGTGTGGAACTGGAAATCACCCAGATCGGAAAGAAGTGCCATTCCAAGTGCAATATCCACAAGACGGTCGGATACTGCATCATGCCTACGGAGGGCGTATTTGTGCGTGTTCTGAGCGGAGGCACCCTGAAGCCGGGGGACCCCGTCTCGGTTATATAAGCCGCATCCCGCCCTGCTGTTCTGAAAGGGCGCTGCCCCCTCCTGTTTGGAGGAAGTGAAAAAAAGAGCCGATCGTGAGACCGGCTCTTATTTATTTTCGTGAAAGGTGCAGCTACTGAAGAATGGATTCTATGGGGAACAGGTCCTTTAACACGGTCTTGTTCTCAGCGCTGATGGCGATGCGAAGTGCGTACATGTCCTTCAACGCCATGGTCTCAGGAGGAGAGAAGCTCGCAACCACCTTCTTGAAGCGGGAAATGGTGAACTTCAGATCCTTGCTGTCCGCGTTGATAGGAAAGATCTGTCCATCTCGACCGATCAGGGAAAGTACGGCAATGCCGTCTATGGTCTTGGACGCATCAAGGTTGTTGATGTCAAAGGAGACGCGGATGGTTGCATCATCGGCAGGCTTGAGCATGACATTCTCGACGCTCACAAGCTGCACGTCTTCCGTTGCCAGCAGGGCAGAGAGGTCGACTGACGGCTTTTCCTTGGAGGAATCCTCAATGCTCATGGTGCCGAACAGCGCCTGCAGTTCTTCAGGGTCATTGGACTGCAGAATCTGCTCAATATTTTCCAGGCGTTCGAGTTGGACCTGCGTGGCTCGCAACTCTCTTTGCAGGTCAATGCGTTCGCTCTGCAGAGCGGCATTCTGTTTCCAGTAGTTGTATCCAGCGTAGAAGCCCAGCGATGCCGTAATCACCAAGATCAGCTGCAGCCATATCAGAAGCTTGAGCCACATGGGGCTGATTCTGAAGCGGTGCACTTTGGTGTCATCGCGCATGAACAATACGCTGTACTTTTCATTCATCTAGAGCGGTCTCCAGTCTTCGCTTTCTATTCTCCAGGATATGCCGTCGGGACGCAGCACCAGAATCTTGATGCCTTTGTCACTGAATCCATCGGAGCTGCTGTACTGTTGTATCATTTCAACGGTCAGGCCGTTGCTGCTTACGGAGTATTTCGGGTTGCTCAGGCGGACCTTCTGCGGTTTCGCCGAAACCCATACAATCTTTTTATGATCGCGTATGGCCGCAATGCCTTTACGGGTGCCCTGAGATGCGCTTTCCGTATAGCTTTCTGCGTACTTTTTCAGGTTAGCAGATTCCCACGCGGTACGCCACCCCTCGATAAACTGGTCAATACTTTGCTTTTGTGCCTTGAGAAAGTCGGGTTCAAGATCAAGATCGGCACGTTCCCACTCCATGCCCGCGATAAGCAGGTTGCCTTCCGTATCCTTGTGCCAATACAGGCGGCGGTAGCCTTGCACAGTCAGGTTGGGGGCTCGGTAATACTGCTTGAACCACGATACCCAGTAGTCCGGGCCTTGCAGTACGTATATGTCGTCAATCCAGTTCAGGATCCAGGGCAGGTTCTTGAACAGACGCTCCTTGGTAGCCACAAAGTCGGCAAAGTCGCCCGACTGGGATTTCGTATAGGCGTCGCCGTCATAGTATTCAAACATGACCGAATCGCGGTTGCCCCAGGCTGTTGCCCATTCGCGGGTCATGTTGAGAACGGCGGAGGCGATCTTCTTTTCCTCGGTTGTCTGGGGAGCCTTGTCCGCAATGGTGTGGGCCAGAACAACGGGGGTGCCCGGCTTCAGGTTGGGGCCGAGCTTGAGCAGGTCTGCATTGTTCATGGCCACGCAGCCCTGGGTTTCGCGGGGGACAATGTTGTGCCCGCGACCGTGAACCCATATGCCGTGTCCGGATTTCTTGCGGAGCAGGTCCATGGGGTTTGGGTAATTCAAGGTGTAGGCCATGCCGCCGTACAGCCCGAAGTCAAGTCCGTTGGGGATGTGACGTTGCACAAAGTAGACGCCTTCCGGCGTTTTCTTGTCGCCTTCGTCCTGTTTGTCGCCCTCGATTTGACCGGTCGTGCACACGTATTGGGCGGCAACGGCAAGAGGACTCTTGTGCTCCATGAGGTAGAGCTGCTGCTGTCCCTTATCCACGGCAACGAGCGAGGGCGGAATGCCCGGATGCTCTTCAAAGCGGGCCTGCCAGCCTTTGGTCAGGCCTGCGGAATAACCCGCCTGAGGAAAGGCGAGTGATACGATGGACAGAATAAGAACCGAGAATAATGCGGAGCGCATAGAGTCCTTGCGATGAGGCGCGCCCGTGATGCTTGCACGGGCGCGCCGGGTGCTTGCTAAGCGTTCGCCAGTTCCACCAGTTCCTTACGGGTGAAAATGGATATCAGATCGTAGCCTTTTTCCTTAAGGGCTTCGCGTCCGCCTTCCTGCCTGTCGAGCACGCAGCATACGCCGGCAACCTTGAGGCCGGCTGCTTCGATGCGTTCGATGGCGGTAATGACGGAACCACCCGTGGTAACAACATCTTCAAGCATGTATACGGTCTGCCCTTCGGTGAAGTTGGCAAGACCTTCAACATACTGTCCGGTGCCGTGGCCCTTGGCCTGCTTGCGGACGATGAGCGCGGGCAGGGGCTTGCCCTGTTCGTGCGAGATGACGGCAACGGAGCTGACCAGCGGGTCAGCGCCCAGGGTCATGCCGCCCACGCCGTGAATGTCCTTGTCCTTGAGCAGGTCAAAGAACAGCTGGCCGATGAGCCAGCAGCCTTCGGGATGCAGGGCGGTCTGGCGGCAGTCGAAGTAATAGTCGCTCTTCTTGCCGGAAGCGAGGGTGAAGTTGCCTTCGCGGTAGGACTTTTCCGCAAGAATGCGTGCGAGACGTTTTTTGAGTTCAAGCATTGTGGTTAGCTCCGGTTAGCCGAAAACCCGGTTGAAAATCAGGTCTTCATGGCGGAGATAGTAGCTGGGGTCGAAGATTTCTTCAAGCTTCTCCGCCGTAAGTCGTGAAGTTATTTCAGTATCCTTGCAGACGATGTCCTTGAAGAGCTGCTTGGTGTCCCAGCTCTCCATGGCGCAACGCTGCACCATGACGTAGGCGTCCTGACGGCCCATGCCCGTGTCCACCAGTGCGAGCAGAACGCGCTGGGAGAAGAACAGGCCCATGGAACCCATGAGGTTGCGGTCCATGTTCTCGGGAATGACACGCAGGTTGTCGATGAGACCTGCAAGGCGGTTCAGGATGTAGTCCATGAGAATGGTGGAGTCCGGCATGATCACGCGTTCCACGGAAGAGTGGCTGATGTCACGCTCGTGCCACAGGGCCATGTTTTCCATGGAGGCAAGGGCGTTGGTGCGGATCAGGCGGGAAAGACCGGTCATGTTCTCTGCGGAAATGGGGTTCTTCTTGTGCGGCATGGCCGAAGAGCCCTTCTGGCCCTTGCGGAAACCTTCTTCCGCTTCCAGCACTTCCGTGCGCTGCAGGTGGCGCAGTTCCACGCACAGGCGTTCAATGCCGCCTGCGGCGAGGGCAAGGGAGGTGAAGAAGTGCGCATGGCGGTCGCGCTGGATGATCTGGGTGGAGATGGGGTCAACGGAAAGGCCCAGCAATTCGCAGGTGATGATTTCCACTTCTGCGGGAATCATGGCCATGGTGCCCACGGCGCCGGAAATCTTGCCGACGCGGATGCCGTCCAGCGCCTGCTTGAAGCGCTCGTAGTGACGGGAGAATTCAGCATAGAATCCTGCCATCTTCAGGCCGAAGCTGGTGGGCTCTGCGTGAATGCCGTGGGTGCGTCCCATGCACAGGCGGCCCTTGTGGGCGTGTGCCAGCGTTTTCAGGGAAGCGAGCAGGCGCTCAAACCCTTTGCAGATAAGTTCGCCTGCGCGGGTGAGCAGCACGCCGTTGGCGGTGTCCACGATGTCGGAAGAGGTGCAGCCGAGGTGGATGAAACGGGCGGCGGGGCCGACCTTTTCTTCAACAGCGGTCAGAAATGCTATGACGTCGTGGCGTGTGGTTTCTTCGATTTCAAGAATGCGATCCACATCAAAGTCGGCCTTTTCGCGGATTTGCTTCATGCTCTCGGCATCAATCTCGCCGAGCCTGTGCCATGCCTCGCACACGGCAATTTCCACTTCCAGCCAGACGCGGAACTTGTTTTCCAGTGTCCAGAGCTGGCCCATTTCAGGGCGGGTATAGCGATCAATCATGGTGGCTGACTCTCGATCGGGTTGCAGGTTCGGAACGTAGCCGCCTTATTCCGGCAGCGATCAAAAAAAAGGCAGCCCTTGGGCCGCCTTGGTGGTTAAGAAGCGGTACCACCGGACGCCACTGCGTCGGAGGTGCCTGAAGCAGAAGAGGTTCCGGATCCCGGTTCGGAGCTACCGGAACTTGCGGCGCTTGCCGAAGAATCCGGTTTGGTGCTCGCACTGTTGCGGCCATATTCGGAAACGTACCAGCCCCCCCCCCTCAGTACGAAGGTGGTGTTGGACATAACTCGCTCGGAAGTACCGCCGCAGACGGGGCAGTCCGGTTGTGCGTCTTCAAAGGACTTCTGCCATTCCTCGAAGATCTGTTCGCATGCATTGCAACGATACTCATAAATGGGCATCGCGTCCTCCGCTAAACAACAAAAACTGGATACGGGCATCGCCCGCGAATATAACTGAGCAGCGGTTTCACAGCCGCGCTAATGAAACCGCCACAGAGATAGCAAAAAACAGATAGCCGCATGTGCGGCCCGAAGCAGGAACTAAGCCTTAGCGGCCTTGGCTTCCTTGATGCGCTGCTTGATGCGCTCTTCACGGCGCTTGCGGCGACGGTCCAGTTCCTTCTTGCGTTCAATCTTCTTGTGAGCCATGACGAGTCTCCTTCAACGTTATAATCAATAGAATATACTACTCGGGATGTGGTGCCTTGTCCAGCGGTCAGACATCTCAGCTTGTCCTGTCGAAGTAGCCACTTATGGATTCAGCAAAAACAATATCCACATCCCTGAAACCTTCCATTGCGAGCAGGCTCTTTACCGTGTCAAGGGCCGTCTGCGCAAGGGATTTTTGTGCAGTGGAAATCTGGAGCAGGGCTTTACCCTGTTCTGGGATGCGCAACCGGAAATCGGTCAGGCCAGTATCGGCCAGTGCATCTTCAGCTTTCCCGAGCCTGAGCATGGTGTCAGCGTCGGGTTGCAGGCCGTAGGCGAACCTGGTCATCAGGCAGGCACGTGCGGGCTGATCCGGCCAGTCGAGACCGGTTTCCCGCGCGAACTGGCGAATGTTATCCTTGGTCAGTTCCGCCAGTGCGTAAGGGCTGAGAATACCCAGTTCTTCAAGTGCGCGTCTGCCTGGGCGATATTCCGTGGCGTCCGTGGCGTTGGATCCTTCCAGAATAACGGCGTCATGCCCGTAGAGATCCCGAAAGCCGCTGAACAGGGCAAGCTTGCAGTGGTAGCAGCGATCTTTGTCGTTGGATGCGGCTGCGGGAATTTGAAGCGGATCAAAGCGGATGGCCATGTGGCGGATGCCTTTCCCGGCCAGCCAGCGGCGGGCGAAGGCGGTTTCCGCCGGGCTGAGGTGTGGACCGGTGGCATGCACCGCCGTAAAGGGGAGTTTGAGCCGGACAAGGGTAAACGCCAGCAGGCGGCTGTCGATGCCGCCGGAGACGGCAACCCCTATTCGTTGATTGGAAAGGCCCCTGAGGATTTCCTCAAGGGCCTGAATTCTTATTGAATACTCGGACATTTTTACCAGGCCGGAATGGGTTCCACAGGTTCCGAGAGAAGGAACTCGCCCTTCTCGATCCATTCCTTCAGGGTGTTGGCCACTTCCAGCGAAATGGAATAGCTGGTCATGGGCACGGTTTCCACCTTCTTGCCCTGAATTTCCACCTCGCCGCTCTTCAGGTCTTCATAGGTCACGTGCTGCAGCACGCGCGGCAGGCAGTTGGGATAGTCGTGGCCGTAATCCTTGACGGGCATCTGGATGTCGGAATCATCCACGCCGGTGTACCACGCGATTTCCTCGTTCAGAATCGGAATGGGAATGCCCACGCCCACACTCATTGAGCAGCCGTAGCCGATGAAGCTGAGGCCGCGCAGGTAACGGGTGTTCATCTTCTTGAGGTCACCCTTGACCTGAATGGTGCCGGCTGCGGAAAGCGGCAGGCCGCGTTCCGTGCGCTTGGGGTTGGGCACATGTTGGGTGCCCGCACCGACCACATAGCCGATGCCGCCGCCAAGGAAGATGCGCGTGCCGAAACCGATGGTCTTGAACAGCGGGTCGTTGAACAGAGGCGAGAGCTTGCCTGCCGTGGCGTAGTTCACATTGCGCATGTTGGGCTTGAGCGGCCCCATGTAGGTGTAAATGATGCGGCTGGTCAGGTTAACGGCCGCATTGTAGTTCTGATAGCAGTTGCGGGGGTTGTACAGTTCGGCAAACGGCAGATCCGCAAGGCTGATCTTCTTGTCCAGTGACTTGCGGGGGTAGCAGTCCGTACCGTAGGCCTCCGCACGAAGATGAACGGATTTACCGCGGACGAGGTCTTCAATGACATGGCCGCCGCCGTACTTGAACGTACCGGGGTAGACCTTGTTCAGCGGGTCGTCTTCTGAAGGTTCGGTGGCGCCGATGTAGCTGTCCACGGCGGCAAGGCCGGCGTATGCGGGCACGCCGTTGAGCCAGACCTTGGACGTCTTCATGGTCGGGGGTTCTTTCTGCCCGATATTGAACAATAGCCCGGAAGAGCACATGGGAGAGAAGGTGCCCGTGGTAACCACGTCCACTTCACGGGCGGCCTTTTCCTTGCCCATGGTGCGGACGGCTTCGGTCATTTCTTCCGCATTCAGAACAACGGCCTTGCCTTTGCGAATGCGATCGTTGATTTCCGCGATGGTCTTGTTAACCGTAAACTTGGACACGTAATCCTCCTGAACTGGTCCGGATATCTGGATAATTCCTGATGTGATGGCGACTATATCAATTATTCCAGATAACCTCAAGTAGTTTGCTCTCCGCTAACGGACGTGAGGCTCTCCGCAATGCCGGATGAAGTGCTACGCGGGGCGGCTGCCCGTAACGTTTCGCTGTACATTCCCCAATAGCGGTTAAAAAAAACAGGCACCGCGAAGACCGCAGTGCCTGTTGGACGGCAAGATGGGGCAGCCTACAATTGGCTGAGCATTTCCTTCGCCTTGTCAAAGTCCGGTGCCAATTCCAGCGCTATCTGGAACATCTCGCGGGCGTTGTCCTTTCGGCCTGCCCGCATGAACACCAGTCCCATGTTGTAGGCAAGAGTCTTGTCCTTGCGCGGGAAGTTTGGGTTAATGCCGAGGGCGCTCTCCAGATGCTCCGCTCCTGTGCGGAACTGCTTGCCTTCCGCGCAGGCCATGGCGAGGTTGTAGAACAGGTGCTCGTCGTCGGGGGAGATGCGCAAGGCCTTTTCGTACTCCTGCGCTGCCTCGTACCATTTTCCCTGCTTGCGCAAGGCAATGCCGAGGCTGTTGAAGGTGGCGATGTCCGATTTTTCGAGCATGTCGCCTTTGGCATCAAGGGCGCGGCGATAATACTGCTCGGCCCGGACCGGATCGCGCTGGGAATATACGTGGCCGATGCGTTCGGAAATTTCGCCGATGTAGGAAAGGGCTTCGCGAGTGGCCTGATTCACGGCGCTGTCAAAGAGCTTCTCCGCTTCTTCCTCGTTGCCCAGTTCCACGTGAATAGTGCCAATATCCACCTTGCGTTCCACGTTCAGCGGGCTCAGTCTGTCGAGTTTTTCCAGGTACTTGAGCTGCTGTTCAATCTCGCCGGTTTCCCTGTGCAGGTCGGCCAGCTTCTTGAGCGGTTCCAGATACAGCTGGGCGTTGTCGCTGGCGCTTTCGTACGCCTCGCGGGCTTTATCAACCTTTCCCAGCCCTTTGTAGGCGTCGCCCATGACGAGAAAGCCCGCTGCGGAGTTGGGCTTGATTTCAAGAATCTTGCGGCTGGCCTTGAGCGCCTGATCGTAAGCACCGCGTGTGACCATGCTCTTGGCAAGGTCTATGAGCTGGCCGAGCTTGCCTTGCGGCTTGATCGTGAAGGCGATCTTTTCGATGAGCGTATTGATGGAAATGGGCTTGGTGATGAAGTTGTCCGCGCCGATTTCGTGCAGGAGAACAAGCTTCTGCCTGTCCGCTTCACCGGTCAGGATAATGATTTTGACGAAGTCGAAGGCATTCTTCAGCTGTCTGACAAGGAACCCCATATCCTTGCCCTGCAGGGTGCGTTCGATGAAGATGAGAATGCTCTTGCGGCGCAGGCTGGTATCACGGATCGTCTTGAGAATGTGGTCAGGGTTGCTGACCACACTCATGCAGTCTTCGGTTATGGCAAGGTGCTTCTGCACCGTACCCCGAAGGATGCTCTGAAAACTGTTGTCATCGCTGACAATGAGAAAATAGCCTTTTGAAACAGTCACGTAATCGACCACATGGCCTTCATACTGCTTCTGTTTCATTTTCATGCTGATGTTACTGGCCATTCATATCTCCGGTACAGAATGAGTGTGTTCACGGCGGGACGTTCTGTGCCGATGACGGTCGGCATCCGCGTCGTGCTTACCATGTTATGCCTTAACAGGCGGGTAAACGCCATAGTTATAACACAAGCGAGAGCAAAGCGTAGACGATGCCGCCGGCACCGATGGCTGCATAAAGCAGCAGTCACGGGGTGCAGCGGCCGCCGTAGCGTTTCATGGCGAAGAGGAAAACACCGAAACCTGCGGCTGCGGCCAGCAGGGTGCGCAGTATGTCCATGCCGATCCTTTTACGCGGCGGCTCTGCGGCCTCCGGGTATCGTTACAGTTTTTCGCCGCAATACTTGCAGTATACGGCGTCTGCGTCATGTCCCTCTCGGTTGCAGGAAGGGCACACTTCCGTGCTGACTGTCTGCTGGGCAGTCTGGGGGCGGGCCATTTCGATGGTTATGATCCCCGTGGGCACGGCAATGATGCTGTAACCCAGAATCATGACCACTGAGGCTAGCCCCTGACCCAGCATGGTCTTCGGGGATATG is drawn from Desulfovibrio mangrovi and contains these coding sequences:
- the pyrE gene encoding orotate phosphoribosyltransferase, whose protein sequence is MLELKKRLARILAEKSYREGNFTLASGKKSDYYFDCRQTALHPEGCWLIGQLFFDLLKDKDIHGVGGMTLGADPLVSSVAVISHEQGKPLPALIVRKQAKGHGTGQYVEGLANFTEGQTVYMLEDVVTTGGSVITAIERIEAAGLKVAGVCCVLDRQEGGREALKEKGYDLISIFTRKELVELANA
- the purB gene encoding adenylosuccinate lyase, which gives rise to MIDRYTRPEMGQLWTLENKFRVWLEVEIAVCEAWHRLGEIDAESMKQIREKADFDVDRILEIEETTRHDVIAFLTAVEEKVGPAARFIHLGCTSSDIVDTANGVLLTRAGELICKGFERLLASLKTLAHAHKGRLCMGRTHGIHAEPTSFGLKMAGFYAEFSRHYERFKQALDGIRVGKISGAVGTMAMIPAEVEIITCELLGLSVDPISTQIIQRDRHAHFFTSLALAAGGIERLCVELRHLQRTEVLEAEEGFRKGQKGSSAMPHKKNPISAENMTGLSRLIRTNALASMENMALWHERDISHSSVERVIMPDSTILMDYILNRLAGLIDNLRVIPENMDRNLMGSMGLFFSQRVLLALVDTGMGRQDAYVMVQRCAMESWDTKQLFKDIVCKDTEITSRLTAEKLEEIFDPSYYLRHEDLIFNRVFG
- a CDS encoding FmdB family zinc ribbon protein, producing the protein MPIYEYRCNACEQIFEEWQKSFEDAQPDCPVCGGTSERVMSNTTFVLRGGGWYVSEYGRNSASTKPDSSASAASSGSSEPGSGTSSASGTSDAVASGGTAS
- a CDS encoding ATP-dependent sacrificial sulfur transferase LarE; this translates as MSEYSIRIQALEEILRGLSNQRIGVAVSGGIDSRLLAFTLVRLKLPFTAVHATGPHLSPAETAFARRWLAGKGIRHMAIRFDPLQIPAAASNDKDRCYHCKLALFSGFRDLYGHDAVILEGSNATDATEYRPGRRALEELGILSPYALAELTKDNIRQFARETGLDWPDQPARACLMTRFAYGLQPDADTMLRLGKAEDALADTGLTDFRLRIPEQGKALLQISTAQKSLAQTALDTVKSLLAMEGFRDVDIVFAESISGYFDRTS
- a CDS encoding homocysteine biosynthesis protein, giving the protein MSKFTVNKTIAEINDRIRKGKAVVLNAEEMTEAVRTMGKEKAAREVDVVTTGTFSPMCSSGLLFNIGQKEPPTMKTSKVWLNGVPAYAGLAAVDSYIGATEPSEDDPLNKVYPGTFKYGGGHVIEDLVRGKSVHLRAEAYGTDCYPRKSLDKKISLADLPFAELYNPRNCYQNYNAAVNLTSRIIYTYMGPLKPNMRNVNYATAGKLSPLFNDPLFKTIGFGTRIFLGGGIGYVVGAGTQHVPNPKRTERGLPLSAAGTIQVKGDLKKMNTRYLRGLSFIGYGCSMSVGVGIPIPILNEEIAWYTGVDDSDIQMPVKDYGHDYPNCLPRVLQHVTYEDLKSGEVEIQGKKVETVPMTSYSISLEVANTLKEWIEKGEFLLSEPVEPIPAW
- a CDS encoding tetratricopeptide repeat protein, whose translation is MASNISMKMKQKQYEGHVVDYVTVSKGYFLIVSDDNSFQSILRGTVQKHLAITEDCMSVVSNPDHILKTIRDTSLRRKSILIFIERTLQGKDMGFLVRQLKNAFDFVKIIILTGEADRQKLVLLHEIGADNFITKPISINTLIEKIAFTIKPQGKLGQLIDLAKSMVTRGAYDQALKASRKILEIKPNSAAGFLVMGDAYKGLGKVDKAREAYESASDNAQLYLEPLKKLADLHRETGEIEQQLKYLEKLDRLSPLNVERKVDIGTIHVELGNEEEAEKLFDSAVNQATREALSYIGEISERIGHVYSQRDPVRAEQYYRRALDAKGDMLEKSDIATFNSLGIALRKQGKWYEAAQEYEKALRISPDDEHLFYNLAMACAEGKQFRTGAEHLESALGINPNFPRKDKTLAYNMGLVFMRAGRKDNAREMFQIALELAPDFDKAKEMLSQL